The genomic region GCGCAGCGGGTGCTCCTCGGTGGGCGGGAAGACGTCCAGGATCCCGCCGCGTACGGCGAACTCGCCGCGCTTCTCGACCAGCTCGACCCGTGCGTACGCCGCTGCCGACAGGGCCGCCACGATGTCACCGAGGTCGGCGGTCTGGCCGGTCCGCAGGGCCACCGGCTCCAGGTCACCCAGGCCCTTGACCTGCGGCTGGAGCACCGACCTGATGGGGGCGACCACGACGGAGACCGGGCCGGTCTCCGGGTCGTCGGGGCGCGGGTGCGCGAGTCTGCGCAGGACGGCGAGCCTGCGCCCGACGGTGTCGCTGCGCGGGGACAGGCGTTCGTGCGGCAGCGTCTCCCAGGACGGGTACTCCACGACCCCGTCGGACGGCAGCAGCGAGCGCAGTGCCGCCGCCAGGTCCTCGGCCTCGCGGCCCGTGGCCGTCACGGCCAGCACCGTGCGGCCCGTCTCCCTGGCCAGCGCCGCCACCGCGAACGGGCGGACCGCGGGCGGCCCCACCAGGTCGACGTGCATGCGGTTGCCGTCGCCGGCGGCCCTCACCGCTTCGGTGAGTGCGGCGTCCTTGACGACGGCGTCGAGCAGACCGTGCAGGCTCATGAAGAGGATTCCATCCGAGGATCTGAAGAGCGGGGAGCAGGAACGGGGATCAGGAACGGGGAAGGAGGAGGCGTGTGGGGTGGCGTGGCACGGAACGAAGGAGTTGGGAGGGAGTGGGTGAGGTGGGTGGGCAACGCGAGCCGCCCGACACGTCTGACGGGCCGGGGGTGTCCAGCGTACGACGCCGGGGTCGCCCACGCCCGCGCCTGTGGACAACGCCTGTGGATACCGGGGTCCCTCGCGGATGGCTTCCGCCATTTGGGTATCGTCGTCGGCGTATCGAAACCCGCATACGTCCCGACACCACCACGCCGCCTTGACCGGAGGCCTGTTGACTGAAGGGATGTCCTACAGCGAACCAGCCCGAACAGCGACCCAGATCCGGTGGTGCCCGGGGTGTATCAACGCCCCGTCCGCGACCGCCGAAGTGAGGATGGCGGACCAGTGAGCCGAAACGCACACCACGGAGGGGCGGGTGCCGCGGGCGTGAGTCTGACCGTCAGGCCGATCAGCGCCGCCGAACACTTGGCGTTCGTGCGGGCACAGCGGTCCACCAGCTTTCTGCAGACCCCGGCATGGGCCCACGTCAAGCCCGATTGGCGCAGTGAGTCCCTCGGCTGGTACGACGGCGGGCAGCTGGTCGGTACCGGGCTCGTCCTGCACCGCCCGGTGCCGAAGCTCGACCGCTACACGCTGGCCTATCTGCCCGAGGGCCCGGTCATCGACTGGACCGGCGAGATCAGCGCGTGGCTCGATCCGCTGGCGACGTATCTCAAGGCACACGGCGCGTTCGCGATCCGGCTCGGCCCGCCGGTGTGGACGAACACCTGGAGCGCCGCCCAGGTGAAGGAGGGCGTCGCCAACCCGGACATCAGGCGGCTCACCGACATGCCCAGCCGGGAGGAGAACTCGACAGGCCTGCGCGTGGCCAGGCAGCTCAAGGATGCCGGCTGGCTGCCGCAGAACCCGGAGGACGGCTTCGGGGTCGGACATCCGCAGTTCAAGTACGAGGTTCCGCTGGCGGGCAGGACCGAGGACGACGTACTCAAGGGCATGAACCAGCTCTGGCGCCGCAACGTCAAGAAGGCGGCCAAGGAGGGAGTCGAGGTCACGGTCGGTGACGACCTGATGGCGTTCCACGACCTCTACGTCCACACCGCCGAGCGCGACCACTTCACGCCCCGGCCGCTGCGCTACTTCGAGACCATGTTCGCGGCGCTGCGCGCCGAGGATCCCGAGCGGATCAAGCTCTACCTGGCCCGCCACGAGGGCGACCTGGTCGCCGCCACCATCATGGTCCGCGTCGGCACCCACTCGGTGTACTCCTACGGCGCCTCCTCCACCAAGAAGCGCGAGGTGCGCGGCTCCAACGCCCTCCAGTGGGCGATGATCCGCGACTCGCTGGCGGTCGGCTGCGACGTCTACGACCTGCGCGGCATCACCCCCACCCTCGACTCCGACGACCCGCATGTCGGGCTGATCCAGTTCAAGGTGGGCACCGGCGGTCAGGCGGTGCGGTACGTCGGTGAGTGGGACCTGCCGCTGCGGCCGATGGTCTACAAGGCCTTCGACCTCTACATGAGGCGGCGCGGGCGCTGAGCCCGGTAGCGGCCCCGAACAGCACCACGGCGTGGCGGGTCTTCCCGCGCACCCGGGCGTGACGGGTCTTGCGGCCCACCCCGCCGCACTACGCGAGTGCGGCGGCGACCTCGTCGAGGCGTGACCCGCGGGAGGCCTTGACGAGCACCACGTCGCCGGCGGCGAGGTGGCCGCGCAGCCAGTCGACGGCCGCCTCGTTGTCGGCCAGCGTCACCGCCCGCGCTCCCGCGCCGTCGGCGATCGACCGGGCGGCCTTGCCGACCGCGGCCACCACATCGGCGCGGGCGGCGGCGTACTCCCCGACGGCGCGGTGCTCGGCCTCGCTCTCGTCGCCGAGTTCGAGCATCTCGCCGAGGACGGCGATCCGGCATCCGCCCTCGATCGCCGCCAGCGCGTCCAGGGCCGCGCGGGTCGAGTCGGGGTTGGCGTTGTAGGAGTCGTTGAGCAGCGTCGCGCCGCCAGCGAGTTCGCGCAGCTCCATGCGCCACTTCGACAGCGAGACGGTGGCCAGCGCCGCCGCGGCCGCATCGAGGGGTACGCCGGCCGCCAGTCCCGCCGCCACGGCGGCCGACGCGTTGAGCGCCTGGTGGGCGCCCACGAGCGGCAGCGCGACGGGAACCGAGGCGTCGGCGGTCCCCAGCGTGAAGGACGGCCGGCCGAGCCGGTCCAGCGCCAGGTCGAGCACCCTCATGTCGGCGTGTTCCGCCCGGCCGAAGGCCAGCACCGGACCGTCGGTGAGCGAGCGCATCGCGGCGACCCGGGGATCGTCGGCGTTGAGGACGGCGGTGCCGCCGGGCGCCAGCCCCTGTACGAGTTCACCCTTGGCCTTGGCGATGGCCTCGCGCGACCCGAACTTGCCGAGGTGGGCCTGGCCGACGTTGAGGACGACGGCGACGTCGGGCGCGACCAGGCCGGTGAGGTGGGCGA from Streptomyces sp. NBC_00878 harbors:
- a CDS encoding peptidoglycan bridge formation glycyltransferase FemA/FemB family protein, producing MSLTVRPISAAEHLAFVRAQRSTSFLQTPAWAHVKPDWRSESLGWYDGGQLVGTGLVLHRPVPKLDRYTLAYLPEGPVIDWTGEISAWLDPLATYLKAHGAFAIRLGPPVWTNTWSAAQVKEGVANPDIRRLTDMPSREENSTGLRVARQLKDAGWLPQNPEDGFGVGHPQFKYEVPLAGRTEDDVLKGMNQLWRRNVKKAAKEGVEVTVGDDLMAFHDLYVHTAERDHFTPRPLRYFETMFAALRAEDPERIKLYLARHEGDLVAATIMVRVGTHSVYSYGASSTKKREVRGSNALQWAMIRDSLAVGCDVYDLRGITPTLDSDDPHVGLIQFKVGTGGQAVRYVGEWDLPLRPMVYKAFDLYMRRRGR
- the murF gene encoding UDP-N-acetylmuramoyl-tripeptide--D-alanyl-D-alanine ligase, with the protein product MIPLSLGEIAAAVGGTVEGDSAVTVTAPAVLDSRQAEQGGLFVAFAGEHVDGHEYAEQAGRAGAVAVLGSRPTSLPTVVVEDAQAALQALGAHVVARLRDGLTVVGVTGSQGKTSTKDLLAAVLSSTAPTIATTGSFNNELGVPLTMLRADAATRFLVLEMGARHIGDIAHLTGLVAPDVAVVLNVGQAHLGKFGSREAIAKAKGELVQGLAPGGTAVLNADDPRVAAMRSLTDGPVLAFGRAEHADMRVLDLALDRLGRPSFTLGTADASVPVALPLVGAHQALNASAAVAAGLAAGVPLDAAAAALATVSLSKWRMELRELAGGATLLNDSYNANPDSTRAALDALAAIEGGCRIAVLGEMLELGDESEAEHRAVGEYAAARADVVAAVGKAARSIADGAGARAVTLADNEAAVDWLRGHLAAGDVVLVKASRGSRLDEVAAALA